Proteins encoded by one window of Glycine soja cultivar W05 chromosome 15, ASM419377v2, whole genome shotgun sequence:
- the LOC114388286 gene encoding katanin p60 ATPase-containing subunit A1-like — MRGLKEHLKLAREYAVEGLYDTSVIFFDNAVAQINKHLNSNSVEDPLVRAKWMKVKKALCEETEVVKQLDAERRAFKETTRSPSQSSSFVFQPLDNYPTTSPPPPPPHDPDVWRPPSPDDARRPTRPTARSKDGAWAARGSARPAPRAAKPNSRVSTGTGKKGKDNNKYEGPDGELAEMLERDVLETSPAVRWDDVAGLTQAKSLLEEALVLPLWMPEYFQGIRRPWKGVLMFGPPGTGKTLLAKAVATECGTTFFNVSSATLASKWRGESERMVRCLFDLARAYAPSTIFIDEIDSLCNARGASGEHESSRRVKSELLVQLDGVNNSSTNEDGTRKIVMVLAATNFPWDIDEALRRRLEKRIYIPLPNFESRKELIRINLRTVEVSPDVNIDEVARRTEGYSGDDLTNVCRDASLNGMRRKIAGKTRDEIKNMSKDEISKDPVAMCDFEAALKKVQPSVSQADIERHEKWYAEFGSA; from the exons ATGAGAGGGCTGAAAGAGCACCTTAAACTGGCAAGAGAATACGCGGTGGAAGGGCTCTACGACACCTCCGTGATCTTCTTCGACAACGCCGTTGCACAGATCAACAAGCACCTTAACAGCAACAGCGTGGAGGACCCTTTGGTGCGAGCCAAATGGATGAAGGTGAAGAAAGCGCTGTGCGAGGAAACGGAAGTGGTGAAGCAGCTAGATGCCGAGAGAAGGGCGTTTAAGGAAACAACACGATCGCCATCTCAATCCTCGTCCTTTGTTTTTCAACCCTTGGATAACTATCCCACTacctctcctcctcctcctcctcctcatgATCCCGACGTCTGGAGGCCGCCCAGTCCAGACGATGCCAGAAGGCCCACCAGGCCCACTGCTCGCAGCAAAGATGGGGCTTGGGCTGCCCGAGGTTCAGCCAGGCCCGCCCCTCGTGCCGCAAAGCCCAACAGCAGGGTCAGCACAGGAAcaggaaagaaaggaaaggatAATAATAAGTATGAAGGCCCTGACGGTGAGTTGGCGGAAATGCTAGAAAGGGATGTGTTGGAAACGTCCCCTGCTGTCAGATGGGATGATGTTGCAGGCCTCACTCAAGCCAAAAGCCTTCTAGAAGAAGCCCTTGTACTTCCCTTATGGATGCCTGAATATTTCCAG GGAATAAGGAGACCCTGGAAAGGTGTTCTCATGTTTGGACCTCCAGGAACTGGGAAGACGCTTCTTGCTAAAGCAGTTGCTACTGAATGTGGTACCACTTTCTTCAACGTTTCTTCTGCTACTTTGGCTTCTAAATGGCGTGGAGAGAGCGAGCGCATGGTCCGGTGCTTGTTTGATCTTGCAAGAGCATATGCCCCCAGTACAattttcattgatgaaattgatTCTCTATGCAATGCTAGGGG GGCTTCTGGGGAGCATGAATCATCCAGAAGGGTGAAGTCTGAACTTCTAGTTCAGCTTGATGGTGTAAATAATAGTTCCACAAATGAAGATGGTACCCGCAAAATAGTAATGGTTTTGGCAGCCACTAACTTTCCATGGGACATAGATGAGGCACTGAG GAGAAGATTGGAAAAGCGTATATACATTCCTCTTCCAAATTTTGAGAGTCGAAAAGAGCTGATCCGTATCAATTTGAGGACTGTAGAG GTGTCCCCTGATGTGAACATAGATGAAGTGGCTCGAAGGACAGAGGGGTATAGTGGAGATGACTTGACAAATGTATGTCGTGATGCTTCTCTGAATGGTATGAGGCGTAAGATAGCCGGAAAAACGCGTGATGAGATCAAGAACATGTCCAAGGATGAGATTTCTAAGGACCCAGTTGCAATGTGTGATTTTGAAGCAGCTTTGAAGAAAGTCCAACCAAGTGTTTCTCAGGCTGACATTGAACGCCATGAGAAGTGGTATGCCGAATTTGGATCAGCATAA
- the LOC114387231 gene encoding gibberellin 3-beta-dioxygenase 1-like: MPSLSEAYRSHPVHVQHKHPDLNSLQELPESYTWTHHGHDDHTNSPASNESVPVIDLNDPNASKLIHHACTTWGAYQVLNHGIPMSLLQDIQWVGETLFSLPSHQKHKAARSPDGVDGYGLARISSFFPKLMWSEGFTIVGSPLEHFRQLWPQDYDKYCDFVMQYDEAMKKLVGKLMLLMLDSLGITKEDLKWAGSKGQFEKTCAALQLNSYPTCPDPDRAMGLAAHTDSTLLTILYQNNISGLQVHRKGVGWVTVPPLSGGLVINVGDLLHILSNGLYPSVLHRVLVNRIQRRLSVAYLCGPPPNVEICPHAKLVGPNKPPLYKAVTWNEYLGTKAKHFNKALSTVRLCAPS; the protein is encoded by the exons ATGCCTTCACTCTCAGAAGCCTACCGATCCCACCCCGTGCACGTTCAACACAAGCACCCTGACTTAAACTCCCTACAAGAACTCCCCGAGTCTTACACTTGGACACACCATGGCCATGATGATCACACTAATTCCCCTGCTTCCAACGAGAGTGTCCCCGTTATTGATCTCAATGACCCAAATGCTTCAAAGTTGATACACCATGCATGCACAACTTGGGGAGCGTACCAAGTGCTGAACCATGGCATACCCATGAGCCTCCTCCAAGACATTCAATGGGTTGGGGAGACCCTATTCTCTCTCCCTTCTCACCAAAAACACAAAGCAGCTCGTTCCCCTGACGGTGTTGATGGCTATGGCCTCGCTCGCatctcttccttcttccccaaACTCATGTGGTCTGAAGGCTTCACAATTGTTGGATCCCCTCTTGAGCATTTTCGCCAACTCTGGCCCCAAGATTACGACAAATACTG TGATTTCGTCATGCAATATGACGAAGCCATGAAAAAGCTAGTGGGAAAGCTGATGTTGCTCATGTTGGATTCTCTGGGTATTACAAAGGAAGACCTTAAATGGGCTGGCTCAAAAGGCCAATTCGAAAAGACTTGTGCTGCCTTGCAATTGAATTCATACCCGACTTGTCCGGATCCGGATCGGGCCATGGGTCTAGCCGCCCACACCGACTCCACCCTTCTCACAATCCTTTACCAAAACAACATAAGCGGGTTGCAGGTTCACCGAAAAGGCGTCGGGTGGGTGACGGTGCCACCACTCTCCGGCGGACTTGTGATCAATGTAGGCGACCTCCTCCACATATTGTCGAACGGGTTGTACCCGAGTGTGCTCCACCGGGTCTTAGTGAACCGGATCCAGCGAAGGCTTTCAGTTGCGTATTTATGTGGGCCCCCTCCAAATGTGGAGATATGTCCACATGCGAAGTTAGTGGGCCCAAATAAGCCTCCCCTTTATAAGGCAGTGACTTGGAATGAGTACCTTGGGACCAAAGCAAAGCATTTTAACAAGGCACTCTCAACTGTTCGGCTTTGTGCACCTAGCTAG